One window from the genome of Desulfobulbaceae bacterium DB1 encodes:
- a CDS encoding mercury transporter, giving the protein MTTIKVNGMRCGHCSASVTKALQGIDGVGNVHVDLEKGEASFTESKAVPLELVKDAIKKIGFEAVD; this is encoded by the coding sequence ATGACAACCATAAAAGTGAACGGCATGCGATGCGGTCATTGTTCGGCTTCGGTAACCAAAGCCCTGCAGGGAATTGACGGAGTCGGCAATGTCCACGTGGACCTGGAAAAAGGTGAAGCTAGTTTTACGGAGTCAAAGGCCGTGCCGCTTGAGCTGGTCAAAGACGCCATCAAGAAAATCGGCTTTGAAGCGGTAGATTAA
- a CDS encoding ATPase encodes MDSAKKNSFATLQGTVKGMHCASCSSRIEKVVGEMDGVVHVAVNLATEKIDLRWNKDKISLKQIAERMGQLGFELVQPASDTEIVLSIQGMHCASCSSRIEKVVGEMNGVRSCEVNLATGLAKIVFAPELLNPRQVKEAIDALGFKAESISSSANLMADRQKEIEETLTGMKKRLLPSFVLAFLVMIVSMGHMVGVPMPKILNPQLHPFIFALVQFCLVVPVLWLGRNFYIIGFPSLLRGAPNMDSLIAVGTGAAFVYSTWNLVEIYLGIDAMARAHDLYFESAAMLIALVSLGKFLETRAKARTSDAISRLMQLAPDKATLIRNDQQEEIPVDEILVDDLLLIRPGERLPIDGVIEKGASSIDESMLTGESMPVEKGVGDMVVGGTLNRNGTLHVRAGKVGQDTMLSRIVKMVQDAQGSKAPIANLADRISLYFVPAVMVVAALSGLAWYFIGQAEFTFALRIFIAVMVIACPCAMGLATPTSIMVGTGRGAQLGVLVKNGEALEIARKVNTIVFDKTGTLTYGKPALTDVSNFSGLADDAFLALTASAESGSEHPLSQAVVNGAREKKIAVRNPHAFTALPGRGISAVVAVTAEGRERTVELFIGNMELMEEKGIVVADDRKEIADKFSADGKTALYVAFDGQLAGLLAVADKIKTETPETIARLTAMGIEVIMLTGDHAATARAIADQAGIKNIISQVLPEHKAEEIEKIQQKGRVVAMVGDGINDAPALAVADLGIAMGTGIDVAIESGDIVLMQGNLDSVLTALKLSRATMRNIKQNLFWAFAYNVIGIPVAAGLLYIFGGPTLNPMIAGGAMALSSVSVVTNALRLRLFTP; translated from the coding sequence ATGGATTCAGCGAAAAAAAACTCTTTTGCCACACTGCAAGGCACGGTTAAGGGAATGCATTGCGCGTCCTGTTCCAGCAGGATTGAAAAAGTGGTCGGCGAAATGGACGGGGTGGTTCACGTCGCGGTCAATCTTGCCACGGAAAAAATTGATTTGCGCTGGAACAAGGACAAAATATCCCTCAAGCAGATCGCTGAACGGATGGGCCAGTTGGGTTTTGAACTGGTGCAGCCGGCTTCGGACACGGAAATTGTCCTTTCCATTCAAGGTATGCACTGCGCGTCCTGTTCGAGCCGCATCGAAAAGGTTGTCGGTGAAATGAATGGGGTGCGCAGCTGCGAGGTGAATCTTGCCACCGGACTGGCGAAAATTGTCTTTGCCCCTGAGCTGCTTAATCCGCGCCAAGTGAAAGAGGCGATCGATGCCTTGGGCTTCAAAGCGGAATCGATATCATCCTCGGCAAACCTGATGGCTGATCGGCAGAAGGAAATAGAGGAAACCCTGACCGGGATGAAAAAAAGACTTCTGCCCTCCTTTGTCCTGGCTTTTCTTGTCATGATCGTCTCCATGGGGCATATGGTCGGAGTGCCGATGCCGAAAATCCTCAACCCGCAACTCCATCCGTTTATCTTTGCCCTTGTTCAGTTCTGCCTGGTTGTGCCGGTGCTGTGGTTGGGCAGGAATTTCTACATCATCGGTTTTCCAAGCCTGCTGCGCGGCGCACCCAATATGGATTCTCTCATCGCGGTGGGTACCGGCGCCGCCTTTGTCTATTCCACCTGGAACCTGGTGGAAATTTATCTGGGCATTGACGCGATGGCCCGGGCCCATGATCTCTACTTTGAAAGCGCGGCCATGCTGATTGCCCTGGTTTCCCTGGGAAAATTCCTCGAAACACGAGCAAAGGCCCGAACCTCCGATGCCATCAGCCGACTTATGCAGCTGGCACCGGATAAGGCGACTCTCATTCGCAACGATCAGCAGGAGGAGATACCGGTCGATGAAATCCTGGTTGATGACCTGCTGCTCATCCGGCCGGGGGAAAGACTGCCCATTGACGGTGTCATAGAAAAAGGCGCCTCCAGCATCGATGAGTCCATGCTCACCGGCGAGAGTATGCCGGTGGAAAAGGGTGTCGGCGACATGGTGGTCGGCGGCACCCTGAACCGGAACGGCACGCTTCATGTGCGGGCCGGAAAGGTGGGGCAGGATACGATGCTGTCCCGTATTGTCAAGATGGTGCAGGATGCCCAGGGATCAAAGGCGCCCATTGCAAATCTTGCCGACCGGATCAGTCTTTATTTCGTTCCCGCCGTCATGGTTGTGGCGGCGCTGTCCGGTCTTGCCTGGTATTTTATCGGACAGGCGGAATTTACCTTTGCTCTTCGTATTTTTATCGCGGTCATGGTCATTGCCTGCCCCTGCGCCATGGGACTTGCCACTCCGACATCCATCATGGTCGGCACCGGGCGCGGGGCTCAGCTCGGGGTTCTGGTGAAAAACGGCGAGGCCTTGGAAATCGCCCGCAAGGTAAACACCATTGTTTTTGATAAAACCGGCACGCTGACCTACGGCAAGCCCGCACTCACCGATGTGTCCAATTTTTCCGGACTTGCCGACGATGCTTTTCTTGCCTTGACGGCTTCGGCTGAAAGCGGTTCCGAACACCCTTTGTCCCAGGCGGTTGTCAACGGCGCCCGGGAAAAAAAGATTGCCGTCCGCAATCCCCATGCATTCACCGCCCTGCCGGGCCGGGGGATTTCCGCCGTCGTCGCCGTAACGGCCGAAGGTCGGGAAAGGACGGTTGAACTCTTTATCGGCAACATGGAGTTGATGGAGGAAAAAGGCATTGTTGTCGCCGATGACAGAAAAGAGATTGCCGACAAATTTTCCGCTGACGGAAAAACAGCCCTGTATGTGGCATTTGACGGTCAACTTGCCGGGCTGCTTGCCGTTGCCGATAAAATAAAAACGGAAACTCCGGAAACTATTGCCCGGCTTACCGCCATGGGGATAGAAGTCATCATGCTGACCGGCGACCATGCGGCGACGGCCCGGGCCATCGCCGATCAGGCCGGAATCAAGAATATCATTTCCCAGGTATTGCCGGAGCACAAGGCGGAAGAGATCGAGAAAATTCAGCAAAAAGGCAGGGTGGTGGCGATGGTTGGTGACGGGATCAACGACGCACCGGCCCTGGCGGTTGCCGATCTCGGCATTGCCATGGGAACAGGCATTGACGTGGCAATAGAAAGCGGCGATATCGTTCTCATGCAGGGAAATCTCGATAGCGTGCTGACCGCTCTCAAATTGAGCCGGGCCACCATGCGCAATATCAAACAGAACCTGTTCTGGGCTTTTGCCTATAATGTCATCGGCATCCCGGTTGCCGCCGGTTTGTTGTACATCTTCGGCGGGCCGACGTTAAATCCGATGATTGCCGGGGGCGCCATGGCCTTGAGTTCCGTTTCCGTCGTCACCAATGCCCTGCGTTTACGATTGTTCACCCCATGA
- a CDS encoding ribose-phosphate pyrophosphokinase, producing MTLPEDIIILSNEASESLARRIALQLDIPFTRVLKKFFTDGEVYHAFPQDIAGKYIVIIGATHDDVSLQELIDLIDGCRYYRAKRVNVIVPYLGYSTMEQAKPDSNEIPKGITRTRQIFRARPDFVAFIDLHSEAVLHAHRGDVQTQHITTSKLIVQKIKELQLENLVLVSPDYGRSKWVARLAGQLNVPHTAADKDRYAMDKTMVSQVASVVKGKTAVICDDMIRTGGSIIQTAQRCREAGARETIIFATHLVLAGQSREKFKEHGITRIIGADTYPGVESDDLLDLFSVAPLVADVLKGHLRLS from the coding sequence ATGACACTTCCAGAAGACATCATCATTCTCTCCAACGAAGCTTCCGAATCACTGGCCAGGCGAATAGCATTACAACTCGACATTCCCTTTACCAGGGTTTTGAAGAAGTTTTTCACCGACGGAGAGGTTTATCACGCCTTTCCCCAGGACATCGCCGGCAAGTACATTGTTATTATCGGCGCCACCCATGACGACGTGTCCCTGCAGGAGCTGATCGATTTAATAGACGGATGCCGCTATTATCGGGCCAAAAGGGTCAATGTCATTGTCCCTTACCTCGGCTATTCAACCATGGAACAGGCAAAGCCGGATTCCAACGAGATCCCCAAAGGCATTACCAGAACACGCCAGATTTTCCGGGCCCGCCCTGATTTCGTCGCCTTTATCGATCTGCACTCCGAGGCGGTTCTCCATGCCCATCGCGGCGATGTTCAGACCCAGCATATCACCACCAGCAAGCTGATTGTGCAGAAGATAAAAGAACTGCAGCTGGAAAACCTGGTGCTGGTGTCCCCGGACTATGGCCGCAGCAAGTGGGTTGCCAGACTGGCAGGCCAGCTCAATGTGCCCCATACGGCGGCTGACAAGGATCGTTATGCCATGGATAAAACCATGGTGAGCCAGGTGGCAAGCGTCGTCAAAGGCAAGACCGCCGTCATCTGCGACGACATGATCCGCACCGGCGGATCAATCATCCAGACCGCCCAGCGGTGTCGGGAAGCAGGGGCACGGGAAACCATCATTTTTGCCACCCATCTGGTGCTGGCCGGCCAGTCCCGGGAAAAATTCAAGGAGCACGGCATCACCAGGATAATCGGGGCTGATACCTATCCCGGCGTGGAAAGTGATGATCTCCTTGACCTCTTTTCGGTGGCCCCCCTGGTGGCCGATGTGCTGAAAGGCCACTTGAGGCTTTCGTGA
- a CDS encoding chromosome partitioning protein ParA, with amino-acid sequence MVITCPHCQKEHSIDEKLLPPNVTKVRCKYCKELFSISKPETSAGVIPAETRNEKNAEPRKIAVTLSKGGVGKTTTAVNLAAGLALAGFKVLLVDTDTQGQSSFMLGVKPKAGLTEFVNDELSLDETMIQVRERLWLLAGGRSLAGLKRVIDRKDFGGEMTLREKLSTIDKKFDYVIIDTSPGWDPLIVNVLFYAKEVLTPVSLEVMTLQGLVEFLKSMSSIQKYNKDVALKYILPTFHDQRVKKSNGILAKLEELYGNHVCTPIRYNVRVSEAPAYGQTIYEFAPGSPGAQDYRELIRKVTDNPKLFT; translated from the coding sequence ATGGTTATCACTTGCCCACACTGTCAAAAAGAACACTCTATTGACGAAAAACTCCTGCCGCCGAATGTCACAAAGGTGCGATGCAAATACTGCAAGGAATTATTCTCCATCAGTAAACCCGAAACCTCGGCCGGCGTAATTCCCGCGGAAACCAGGAATGAAAAAAACGCGGAGCCGCGAAAAATTGCCGTTACCTTAAGCAAGGGCGGCGTGGGGAAAACCACGACCGCGGTCAATCTGGCCGCCGGTCTTGCTCTTGCCGGATTCAAAGTGCTGCTGGTCGACACCGACACCCAGGGGCAGTCCAGTTTTATGCTGGGCGTCAAACCCAAGGCGGGGCTCACCGAGTTCGTCAATGATGAACTTTCCCTGGATGAAACCATGATCCAGGTGCGTGAAAGACTGTGGCTGCTTGCCGGCGGCAGATCCCTTGCCGGTCTGAAGCGAGTGATTGACCGGAAGGATTTCGGCGGAGAAATGACCTTGCGGGAAAAGCTCTCCACCATCGATAAAAAATTCGATTATGTCATCATCGACACCTCGCCCGGCTGGGACCCGCTCATTGTCAACGTCCTTTTTTATGCCAAGGAAGTCCTGACCCCTGTTTCGCTTGAGGTCATGACCCTGCAGGGCCTGGTGGAGTTTCTGAAAAGCATGTCCTCCATCCAGAAATACAACAAGGATGTCGCCCTCAAATACATTCTCCCCACCTTCCATGACCAGCGGGTGAAGAAATCCAACGGCATTCTGGCAAAACTTGAAGAGTTGTACGGCAATCATGTCTGCACCCCGATTCGCTACAACGTCCGCGTTTCAGAGGCGCCGGCCTACGGTCAGACAATTTACGAATTCGCCCCCGGTTCCCCCGGCGCGCAGGACTACCGCGAATTAATTCGCAAAGTAACCGACAACCCGAAACTCTTCACCTGA
- a CDS encoding YggS family pyridoxal phosphate enzyme, translating to MTAVEKNLEEIRGKIARAAWRCGRDPETIQLVAVSKKIDPALIQEAIAAGQRLFGENYMQEAREKISAVKGKVQWHFIGHLQSNKAKDAASFFDAVHTVDRLKLAKALDKYAGQAGKNLSVLVQVNVGEEPQKEGIATQDAEALLRSMQVLSHLTIAGLMTMPPFYDDPEAVRPYFRKLRQLGEDFAAKGYFAGKKDFELSMGMSGDFEVAIEEGATLVRIGTAIFGPRSAVLR from the coding sequence ATGACGGCAGTTGAGAAAAATCTGGAAGAGATCAGGGGAAAAATCGCTAGGGCGGCTTGGCGTTGCGGAAGAGATCCGGAAACAATACAACTCGTTGCGGTCAGCAAAAAAATCGATCCTGCGCTGATTCAAGAGGCAATTGCCGCGGGCCAGAGACTCTTTGGCGAAAACTACATGCAGGAGGCCAGGGAAAAGATCAGCGCCGTCAAGGGTAAAGTGCAATGGCACTTTATCGGCCATCTCCAGTCCAACAAGGCAAAGGACGCCGCATCTTTCTTTGACGCCGTGCACACGGTGGACCGGCTCAAGCTGGCCAAGGCATTGGACAAGTATGCCGGACAGGCAGGGAAAAACCTGTCCGTTCTCGTCCAGGTCAATGTGGGCGAAGAGCCGCAGAAGGAAGGGATCGCCACGCAAGATGCCGAGGCGCTGCTGCGGTCGATGCAGGTTTTATCGCACCTGACCATAGCGGGCCTGATGACCATGCCGCCCTTTTACGATGATCCGGAAGCGGTTCGGCCTTACTTCCGCAAACTCCGGCAACTGGGGGAGGATTTTGCCGCCAAGGGCTACTTTGCCGGCAAAAAGGACTTTGAATTGTCCATGGGCATGTCGGGCGATTTCGAGGTGGCCATTGAGGAGGGGGCAACCCTGGTGCGAATCGGCACCGCCATATTCGGCCCCCGCTCAGCGGTGCTGCGCTGA
- a CDS encoding hydrolase TatD, translating to MSKKKKHIPLPCLPPGVSLVDTHCHLDMMENGEDPADIIERAFAAGVTRAVTIGIDPASSRKAVELADRLEHVYAAVGIHPHHAEQLSLQAEKELQRLAGGSRVIAFGEIGIDTVKDYAPLDVQQRAFTRQLEMARELDLPVIVHNREAHEEIYQRLKKSGPFPRGGVIHCFSGDGEIARKFIDLGFYISIPGVVTFNRADMLHDAVRSIPLDFMLVETDAPFLAPVPYRGKINEPLFTLYTAQKIAELKGLDLAEVARVTTANARRLFNIS from the coding sequence TTGTCAAAAAAGAAAAAACATATCCCGCTGCCCTGCTTGCCGCCGGGCGTTTCCCTGGTGGATACCCACTGCCATCTTGATATGATGGAAAACGGTGAAGACCCCGCTGATATCATTGAACGAGCTTTTGCCGCCGGGGTAACCCGCGCCGTTACCATCGGCATCGATCCGGCCAGCTCACGAAAGGCCGTGGAACTGGCCGACAGACTCGAGCATGTCTATGCCGCGGTCGGCATCCACCCGCATCATGCCGAGCAGTTGAGCCTGCAGGCGGAAAAAGAATTACAGCGGCTGGCCGGCGGAAGTCGGGTCATCGCCTTTGGCGAGATCGGTATTGACACGGTAAAGGATTACGCCCCGCTCGACGTGCAGCAGCGGGCCTTCACCCGGCAGCTTGAAATGGCCAGAGAGCTCGATTTGCCCGTTATCGTTCATAACCGGGAAGCGCATGAGGAAATTTATCAGCGGCTGAAAAAAAGCGGCCCCTTCCCCCGGGGCGGCGTTATTCACTGTTTTTCCGGAGACGGCGAAATTGCCCGCAAATTCATTGATCTCGGTTTTTACATCTCCATTCCTGGGGTGGTCACCTTCAACAGGGCCGATATGCTGCACGATGCGGTGCGTTCCATCCCTTTAGATTTCATGCTGGTGGAGACCGATGCCCCCTTTCTTGCTCCGGTGCCGTACCGGGGGAAAATCAATGAACCGCTTTTTACCCTCTACACGGCCCAAAAAATTGCCGAATTAAAGGGGCTGGATCTCGCCGAGGTGGCACGGGTGACAACCGCCAACGCCCGCCGGCTTTTTAATATCTCCTGA
- a CDS encoding nitroreductase family protein: protein MTRAVLDAIHARRSIREFTEEGVSPSDLREIIRAGIWAPSGLNNQPWRFVVITDDTVRKQLAGTTHYSHIVLAAQALIGVYLDTEAMYDEVKDHQSAGACIQNMLLAAEALGLGAVWLGQILKNKSQVNEILRLESKFDLMAMIALGHPRHRNQQSQRKEIDEFILKTF, encoded by the coding sequence ATGACGCGAGCAGTTCTTGATGCCATCCATGCCAGGCGCAGCATTCGGGAGTTTACCGAGGAAGGGGTTTCGCCGTCTGATCTGCGGGAGATAATCCGGGCCGGGATATGGGCTCCTTCCGGTCTGAACAATCAACCCTGGCGGTTTGTCGTCATTACCGATGATACGGTCCGAAAACAACTTGCCGGGACAACGCATTACAGCCATATCGTCCTTGCCGCCCAAGCGCTTATCGGAGTCTATCTTGATACGGAAGCGATGTATGACGAGGTAAAGGATCACCAGTCCGCCGGGGCATGTATCCAGAACATGCTGCTGGCCGCCGAAGCCCTCGGATTGGGTGCGGTCTGGCTTGGTCAGATTTTGAAAAACAAAAGTCAGGTTAATGAAATCCTGCGGCTTGAATCCAAATTCGACCTCATGGCAATGATCGCCCTTGGTCATCCCCGGCACCGTAATCAGCAATCGCAACGCAAAGAAATTGATGAATTTATTTTAAAGACATTTTGA